In Sphingobacterium sp. R2, the genomic stretch CTGAAATCGCCGGATAGGTATGCCATTTGTGCCCCGGCGCCAGGCGGGAAGAACCGTCGCGGCGCATGGTCATCGTTAGCATATAGCGGTTGTCGAAAGTATACATGGCGCGGCCCATTAAAGACATCAGGCTACTTTTAGCATAGCCCTGCTGATTGGGATCTACGATGATCTCCCCCTGAGCACGGCCAAGGTTATAAAACTGGAACGCATCGATTGGAATATCGCGTGCCGATATTAGCGTACTGTTGCTTGTATTCTGTTCGGCAGAATACAATGCTACAAGGTTTAGATTATGTTTTTGCGCAAAGGTGCGGTCGTAGGTCAAGAGATTTTCCATGACCCACTGTACCGTTCTGCCGTTTGCCACCGAAGCAGTGGACACATTGTCGGGGGTACCGCTAAAGACTCCCTGTCCTGTGTAACTTCCGTCATTGTTCTGGCGGAAATTGAGTCCAAGATTGGTGCGGTAAGTCAGTCCTTCTACGCCAGGGATCTGGATTTCGCCGTACATATTATTATACGAACCGAACACGCGCTGCTGGTTGATGTAACTATCCCCCAGTGCTTCGTAGGACTGGCGGGTATGTACCCATTGTTGTCCAGAAATCTGCTGTTGGATTCGCGACTTCAAGCTGCCGTCCGCATTAAAAGGATTAGCAATCGGTGTCGCGCTGAGCACACCAAAAAGCCCCAGGTTATTGCCATTGGTGATGCTATAGCTCTGGTTGAGGTTAAACCCAAATTTGAATATTTTGCCTACCTGCTGATCCAGCGCTGCACGTAAATTGTATCGGGTATAGTTCTGCAAGGGTACCACGCCTTCGTCGCGAAAGTAACCCGCTCCGAAATTGTAATTGCCCTTCTCTGCTCCGCCGTTGACACTGATATCGTGGCTATTGACCATTCCATTTTTGTAAAAGAGATCTTGCCAATCGGTATTGGTATCGTCCGACTCATCGAGTGTATTCTGAAATTGTCCGACATAGCGGCGCATTTCGGCAAATTCCGGACCTGACATCATCGGATATTTGGAAAACACCGTGCGCAGGCCAGTGAAACCGTTGTAGGCCAATTGTGCGGCCTGTCCCATACGACCTTTATTGGTCGTTACCAGGATAACACCATTTGCACCACGCGAACCGTAGATGGCTGTTGCCGAAGCATCTTTCAGCACATCGACACTTTTAATGTCTGCTGGATTAATGTCTGAGATGGAGCCTGCAAATGGAATTCCATCGAGTACAATAAGTGGGTTGTTATCGGCAGTCAGCGAGCGTGTGCCCCGAATGCGAATCTGCATCGGCGATCCCGGTTTTGACGAGTTCTGCTGCATATTAACTCCGGCAATACGTCCTTGTAGGGCACGGCTAATGTTGGCTGCAGGCACTTCATTCATCGTGGCGCCACTTACCGAAGCCACCGATCCAGTGACGGCCTCTTTACGCTGGGTACCATAACCGATGACCACCACTTCCTCCATGGCAATATCGTCAGCCTGCAGGGTCACCTGCACCATTCCGCTGCCAGGTACTTTGACTTCGGTCGTTTTGTAACCTACATTGGTAAAAACCAATGCGGCACCACTGCCCGCCTCGATGGCGAATGCACCACTTTTGTCGGTGATGGTACTTTTGGTGCCGCCCTTAACGGATACGGTCACCCCTTCAATGGGCTGTCTCTTCGGATCCGAGACCAGGCCCTTTACCAGCTTATCTTGTGCTAAAGCCACCTGCAGGGCTGCCAGCAAAAAGAGCAAGGGCAGAATACACTGTAATCCTCTTTTTAGTTGCACAAAAATAGTAAATCTCGTCATTCTCATAATTTAGGGATTTAAGAAAATTTTGTTTTCACTTCTGTTTATAATCGTTATTTCAATACATTTTTGTAGGTCACCGCAGCTACCTGATTTTATTGGCTGTGGTACTGTACAGACCAATCAGCGCACCTGTAAAACCGCCAGCAACGTCTGTCGACAGGATGTCGCCCGATACCGCATTGCCGATATGCTTAAACTGGCCGGGTGCTAGGGCATAGGAAAATTGATAGGCATCGCCAACCGCCTTGACCTTTAATTGCACAGCCCCTTTCAGATTGATCTTCTCCTTCGCGAGGATTTTGGTGCTACCGTTCTCATTTCTAGCCAGCACGATATAGTTTTCCTGGCCTTGTTTTGTCAGTCCTAGCACATAATGGTATTTTTCGCTCTGCAGACAGGTGATGCCTGCGAGATCCGAGGGCGCAGACGGCACATAGTTTAGCGATACTGTGCTCTCAAAGTTCTTATGTTGTTGTCTGTAAAAGAGGGCGGATAATGGCTTTTGTTCACTGATATCAACGGCATATGGCTTTAGGATGGTACCTTTATCGGACTGCTGTACAAATTGTTCGCGGGCTCCACGTAGAGCAACCCAACGGTGGTCGAGCTTCGCTGCAGTCATCGGGTCGGCGAACGTAAAATTCCCGTTGGGAAAATAACCTGGAGCATTTCCTTTGTTTTCCACACCGGCAGGCATTGGAACACTAGGTTTAAGGGGCTCCATGCCGCCTTGAAAGATAGGCCATTCACCGGACCAATCTACCGGGAGGATAAATGTTTCACGTCCCGTGTTGACCCGGTTGACTTCATTGGGTCTGACGCCAAGAAAAATACCATACCACGATCCATCCGGACCTTCAACCAAGTCAGCGTGTCCAGCCCATTCCACCGGATTGAGCCTAGTTTTATCGAGATGTCGCTGTGAGAGTATCGGATTTTTGGGTGCCGGAGTGTAAGGCCCTGCTATCTGTTCGCTCGAAAAGATCACTTCGCTGTGATCGCTACCCGTCCCTCCTTCTGCACACATCAGGTAATATTTTCCTGCTTTTTTGTAAATATGTGGGCCTTCGATCCAGATGGGATTGTCCGCGGGATGCACGCCGCCATCCACCAATATACGCTCACTCCCTTTAATGATCTGATCCTTCTGTGTGTCGTATTCCCAGAGTTTGATGACACGATGCCCCTCATAGCGGAGCTTACCTTTATCAGGCGCATCGTTGTGCACCACATAGGCCTTGCCGTCATCATCAAAGAATAGTGCCGGATCAATGCCATCAAAATCCAGCTTGATTGGATCGGACCAGTCTCCAGCTTTGGGGTCTTTGGTTTTCACGACCATATTTCCGATGCCCGAAGCGATTTGGGTCGTAATCATGTAGAAGGTGTCGTTATGCCGATTGTACACGATATCAGGGGCATATATTCCCTCGCTAATTCCTGATGTACCCACTTTTAGCTGCGATTCACGGTCGAGGACATGCCCCAGCTGTTTCCAGTTGACCAGATCAACCGAGTGAAAGATCGGAACACCTGGGAACATCGAAAAGGATGAATTGACCAGGTAGTAATCATTGCCTTTACGCGTAATACTCGGATCGGGATAACAACCCTGAAGAATAGGCGAATAAAACTGCCCCGGCTTTAACGGGTTTTCCTTATAAATTGCGTCTCCACCTTTGTAAACAAAATCCGAAAATACAGGACCAGAAAGACGATCTTTCTGCGGTTCTCTTTTATACTCTTTTGTACTGAATGCCATTAATGTCGCCAATATAACGACGGACATGCCCAGCATGATTTTCCTTTTCCGCTTTAACATGATTGGTTTATTTATAATTTGGTTTATCTGAATACAAACATACTTTTAAGTGTATTTACAACAATTAAAATATGTAACAAAAGCATTTCAATTTGTTACGTTCTTCCGCTCGCCAACGGCCAATACTGTTTTTTTGGCGGTTTTTACTTCGATGAATAACGCTAATAATTTTATCCAAAGGAGCTAATTATGGTGTTTAAGATTTAGTTTAATTTTTTTCAATTCGTCCAGCCTATGCACCGGTTGCTCCAGGGTAGGTGGAATGGGCATTTTGGAGTAAGTCTGAAAATACAACAGGCAGGCATCGCGCCACCATACGGCATCCTTTGCCTGAATTTTTAATTTTGCCTGCACGTCCTCAAAGCGTTCCGCATCCACCTTTTGTTCAAGACCATCCCATATACGCTGAACATACCGTACCTGATCCACACCTGCCTGATAGGCATAGCACAGGTTGTCCCATAAGGAGCGACCATTTTTCATGCTGTAGCTCCAGGGTACATGGTGAAACCAGAGCAAATATTTATCAGGGCAGCTGCCCAGCTCTGCAAACTGCTCCTTGAGGGGGCTATGGTACTGTGTAACGGCATTGCTGCCCGAAGCAGTCCGGTCAAATCCGATCCCGAGCGAATCTGCATTATGGTAATACCAAGGCATCCAATCGGGTCTTCCACCGGGAATATCGCCCCAGGGTTCGGGACCATAGTGGTGTTCGAAAGCGAATATATGGTGCAGACCCAGCGGCATCATGTAGTTGACTGCCGCCTCACGCGATTCCAGCATCACCTTCAACAGCGGAGCAACGAGGGTCGAATCTGGCGAAAAGGTTGAAGCGAGCCACTCCCGCGCCACGCTGTCGCTGGATAAGCCGCTGTTCCAAGCTAACCTTCCGAAGGCGTACCAGTTGGCTTGGGCAAAGTGGTGACCACACCAATTGCTGTCCTCGCCGATGTTGGCAACACCTGCAATCGCCGATAGCTGTGGATTCGGCCCTTTTTGCGTTAGCCCGGCCACCGTACTCGCTTCCTTTCGTGTATAGGTTTCGGCATCGAGCGTCTCCTTAAACAGCGGAGCGAGGTATACCAGATGATTAGAAAACCCGAGGTACTCCTGAGTGATCTGAAATTCGACCATCTGGCTCGTGTTTGGCATCGCTCCAAACAATGGATTAAACGGTTCACGCGGCTGGAAATCGATTGGCCCATTTTTGATTTGTAGGATCACATTGTCGTCAAACTTGCCGTCTAGCGGCACAAACTCCTGATAAGCCTGTTTGGCGCGATCTTCGGCCGAGGGATTATACACAAAAGCACGCCACAGGACCAACCCCTGGTGGGGTCTCAGCGCAGCGGCCAGCATATTAGCGCCGTCGGCATGCGTCCGTCCATAATCTTGTGGTCCAGGTTGCCCCTCTGAATTGGCCTTCACTAAAAAGCCACCAAAATCAGGTATGATCTTATAAATTGCATCTGCCTTGTCCTTCCACCAACGTGCCACATTGGGATCTAGCGGATCCGAATCCTGAAGATTGCCCAGAATCGCCGGTGACGAAAAATTAATGGATAGAAACACGCGGATACCGTAAGGACGGAAGCTATCCGCTAACACCTTTACCTTCTCTATATAGTCTTCGCGCAGGATCAGTGGTGACGCATTTACGTTATTGAGCACAACCGCATTGATACCAATGGACGCATTTGCACGGGCATATTCAACGTAGCGAGGCGACTTTATTGCAGGTAATTCGTCCCACTTCCAAAGCGAGTAGCCAGCATAGCCCCGCTCAACTGTACCGTCCAGATTGTCCCAATGGTTGAGCATGCGTAAACGGTAACTCGGCGTTTCAACGATATCTAGCTGCGTAAGCTCATTCCCGATCTGCTGTAACCGCAGCAAGTGATAAGCTCCGTAAAGCAGGCCGGTACTGTTGCCTGCACGAATAATCGTCTTACCCGCTTCCGACCGGATACGATATCCGTCAGGCTGGTATTTTGGCCATTTTTTATCCAGCACCAGCGTTACATCACCTTTGCGCCAGTACTGCTGTAACTCGTGGACCGCAGTATTGGCCACAGGATCACGGAGTGAGCAGTGAATTTTGCGCAGTGCAGCTTCCTTATCTTCGACCTTGCTGTAGCGCAACCAAAGTCGGCTACCGTCTTCTGCCTGACCTGCCATATAGCACAACACGGCTAACAATAGGCAGACACCATATCGGATCACATGTCCCATCAGCTTCCCTCCACCGCTAGCATACCGACTGTATCAGGGTATGCAATTTCAATTATTCGTACGTTACGTCCACCTTTTGATCCGCACAGATTAAGGCTGAAGTTAGGAAGTAAGTAATGTGTGTTGTTTTCCATGATTACAATTATTTTTTTATTCATATTTATTTACTGTACGTGTCTATCGACTGTGCTGTTGCGCTCTGCCGCGGACCGAGATAAGAGGGTTTCAGCCCCCCAAAATCGATGAGTATGCGCTGCAACACGATTCCCTGATCCAAGAATCGGATTCGAAGGGTATGTTGTCCTGGCAGCAAGCTGTGTACTGACACACTTTCGATAATACGGCGTGCCTGCCATTGTCCCAGTTCGCCCTTATAATGTCCATTAAAATTGACCAGCTTTTCGGGACCGCCGTCAATGGATATCGCATAGCGCAGCCCACGGTTTCCATTGAAGTTGAGCGTGGGCGACAACAGTACTATGATCTTTGCTTCTCGCTTCTCTTTCACGCGGATCTTGTATTCTAGGGCGGTGTTATTTCCGAGGCTAGCTGTAACGGGTTGTGTTGTCATGGCCGACACGGTCTTTCCCAAGTCTGGAATCTCAACCCATTGTACCCCCGGTGCGCTGCTTGCTGCAGCATAGCTAGCGGCCTCCATGGCGATATAGCCGCCGGTCTCCAGAAATACCTTTGGCGAACCCTGAACGGCAGTATCCGGCAGGTAGTGAACCACAGGCATGATAGCCTTAGGCGGTTCATTCCAGCTGCTGTAGCCGATGCGCACCTGATCCATCATGTGAATCCATTTCCCTTTGGCAATGGAATGGTTGTAATGGTGGGTAAAAAGTGAATCGCGCAGAAAGCAAGCCTTTACCTTATCGGCCCAGTCATTTGCCCTGCGATCGTTCCTTCCGTAATAGTAGTCGTTCATCGCTTTAGCATGGTACATTTCATACAAGTTCGCGCAGGCGTTGATTGGAAAAGCCACCAGCTGATCGAAGGCATCCTTTAGGGAATCTGGCAGCAAATAATGGAGTCGCGAGGCCTCCATGGCCAACCTGTTGTAATCGTTGACAACACTGTCAAATTCTTTATAATGCGTGAGACTAAAGGTACGCTCGTTCAGCAGTTCGGGGGTAACCCGATGGTTATATTTGGTATAGCGGTTGATCATGCTGGCCGCTTCTGTGGCATACGCTTCGCCAAACTGCTGCCGACACCATTCGCGGGTGTAATCCATCAGGTTGCTGGCGTTAAACCGGTCTGGATCCCAGGCCATATCGAGAAAAAATGAAATGGGGAATTCCATGGGCTTGAGGTCGCCGACATTAGCGATCCATATTCTATCTACGCCATGTCTATAGGTGAGGTTCATCTGCTCCCATATCCGCTGTATCTGGGACACATTGATCCATTTCGCATTGCGTGGGGCACCCACATAGTCAAAATGGTAATACATGCCATAACCGCCCTTTCGTGGCGAGGCATTCGGTTCCGGCAGCTTGCGTACATTGCCCCAATTGTCATCACAAAGCAGTAGTGTTACATCGTCCGGCACCCGCATGCCTTTATCATAATAATCCTGTACTTCTTTGTATAAAGCCCATAGCTGTGGTGTCTCGGCTGCCGTCCGTCCTGTGGCTTCCGCAATCAAGCGTCGCTGATCGCGGACGATCTGCTCCAGCAGACTGACATTTTGCTTTTCGCTCATGGGTTCATCCCCATCACCGCGCATGGCAATGGTCAGGATAGACTCCCAGTCTCGTGCACGTTCTATACCGCTACGCCAAAACTTCTGCAACCCGGCTTTATTTTTAGCATAATCCCAGGCTCCGCCATTGCCGTAGCGTTTCCATTCCGCCTGCGCCCTAGCCATCGGCTCATGGTGCGAGGTCCCCATGATAATACCCATTTCATCCGCCAGTGGTCCATTTTTTGGATCATCATCATAAAAAGCACTTCCCCACATTGCAGGCCAGAGGTAATTGGCTTTCAGGCGTAATAGCAGTTCGAATACCTTTTCATAAAAATCTGCATTAAATCCACCGAACGTCGCCTTGGACCAACCACTTAATGCTGGTGCTTCATCATTCAGAAAAATACCTCGATAGCTGACCTTTGGTTCCCCCTGTGTGTAGAGACCTGGCTTGGCGTACAATGCGGTTGCTTTGCGGATTGGCACATCTGCCCAGTAATACCAGGGCGAAACACCAATCTGTGCAGACAGCTCATAAATGCCGTAGATCGTACCCCGTTTGTCGCTGCCGGCGATAACCAGCGCTGAATCAATTCCCCACAACGGCTCATTGACCACCGTCATCACAAACTTTTCCCGCTTTCCGGCAAGCGTACTGCTGTCCAAAAGACCTTTATGTACGAGACTGTCAATCAGGCTCGAGTTGCCATAGGTACCGATAATGATCTTAGAGCGCCCGTTGTTTTGCTGGTCGGGACCATGACCCGTAACCTGTATAAAATCCTTTTTTAGATTTTCGTAAGCCCGCAATACGCCCTTGTGATCTTGCGGGTCGACAAGCATAGACAAAGGCACCCCATTATTGACTAAGGCCAGGAAACCGGGACCTGCTTCGTGAACTATAAAATTGCGGGCCGCCGTATCTCTGTAACTCGGCAACACAGCATGGGCATTGCTGCCACAGCAGTAGATCAGCACAACGACCAAAAATGCTCGCCAAAAGCGATGGTGAGTAAACATGATGATTTCCATTATAATTGGTTTTTTCCCTTCCTGAATTCAGCACTTGCAGCACCTCCATTACCCATGCTATACTCGCACCGTGAGGAATGTTGCATGATGATCATTTTCAGCAACCTAAAAGTAGTACTCTTGATAAAACGGCGCATTTGTACCTGTTACATTCCCTTTGGTCATTGTTGCAACGCCTTGCATTGACGTTTCATATTTATTTCAATTTGTTACATCTTCATGTAAAACAGGGTTTATTAACCCATAAGCTTTTTTTTTCTTTTCAGGGTTGCGCAATAATATGTATCTTCAAAAGCATAAACCAATTATACCAATGCGGAGGGATCTTTTTTCGATAATCTTATTACTATTTGCTTTTATAGGGTATGCCCATGGACAGGCCACGCGCATCTATGACAATAGGGATTATGGTTTTGGCGAACTTTCATCCAATCTGACCACCAGTATCAGTCAGGACAAACACGGCTATATCTGGACAGGTACCGAGTATGGGCTCAACAAGTTTGACGGTACCCGTTTTGTACAATATCTACACGATGTGCAGGACAGCACGTCCATATCGAGTAATAATATCATCATCCTTTATCTTGATCGCGACAAAAGACTCTGGGTGGGCTGCAATAATGGACTGCAGTATTACGATGAAAATAGTGACCAATTTGTTCGAATCCATTTTCCCGATCAGATTGCACCGCACATTACAGATATCATCCATAAAAAAAATGGTCACATTTGGGTAGCGACATCAGGCTGGGGTATCTTCGACATTCAAGTTAGCCGTAGAGAGGCGCTATCGCTACCGCGACTCAATACGCTGGTTGGCGGCATGTTTGCCCGCAGTCTCTTTGAAGACCGGATGAACAGGGTTTGGGTAGCTATAGACCGTGTAGGCGTCTCGCAGGTTTCTGCCGACCAGAAGCGGGCAAGGCAAATCGTTTCGGATCTACTTCCGATGCCGAAGGGCGGCAATTATGACATCGTGCAGCAACATGACGGCAAGCTCCTATTTGCGTCGCCCTCAAAGATTAGCCGCTATGATCCGCAAAACAATACATTTGAAGCGGTTGAATACAAGTCGAAACTGCAGTCTACCGTAACGGAGATCCAACTATCAAAAGGCCGGAAAAACCATCTGCTGATCAGTACCGAGGGCGATGGGCTATGGTATCTGGATCTGGAAAAAAAGCCACTGATTGCTGCACAAGCTGAGCTTCCTAATTTGGATAATGACTACCGACATGCACGGATACGTGCGCTGCTGCAGGACCGAGAAAATAATCTTTGGCTTGGCTGGTTTCAACGGGGCCTGATTTTTATCCCCGTGCAAAGCAAACAGTTTGAATTTTGGCGTATCTCAGGCCGGGAAAAAACAGATCAAAACATCATCAGTGCCATTACACGTGATCGCCAAGGTAACATTTGGTATGCCGTGGAGCGAGAAGGCGTTTTTA encodes the following:
- a CDS encoding TonB-dependent receptor; translation: MRMTRFTIFVQLKRGLQCILPLLFLLAALQVALAQDKLVKGLVSDPKRQPIEGVTVSVKGGTKSTITDKSGAFAIEAGSGAALVFTNVGYKTTEVKVPGSGMVQVTLQADDIAMEEVVVIGYGTQRKEAVTGSVASVSGATMNEVPAANISRALQGRIAGVNMQQNSSKPGSPMQIRIRGTRSLTADNNPLIVLDGIPFAGSISDINPADIKSVDVLKDASATAIYGSRGANGVILVTTNKGRMGQAAQLAYNGFTGLRTVFSKYPMMSGPEFAEMRRYVGQFQNTLDESDDTNTDWQDLFYKNGMVNSHDISVNGGAEKGNYNFGAGYFRDEGVVPLQNYTRYNLRAALDQQVGKIFKFGFNLNQSYSITNGNNLGLFGVLSATPIANPFNADGSLKSRIQQQISGQQWVHTRQSYEALGDSYINQQRVFGSYNNMYGEIQIPGVEGLTYRTNLGLNFRQNNDGSYTGQGVFSGTPDNVSTASVANGRTVQWVMENLLTYDRTFAQKHNLNLVALYSAEQNTSNSTLISARDIPIDAFQFYNLGRAQGEIIVDPNQQGYAKSSLMSLMGRAMYTFDNRYMLTMTMRRDGSSRLAPGHKWHTYPAISAGWNVHNEKFMSSVSWVNQLKLRLGYGETSNQAVDPYKTLGLLSTRPYNFDTQFLTGYYMSELPNPILGWEFSKTYNYGLDFGLFKNRLSGTFEYYVQNTDNILLRVGLPPTNGGGSYMANIGKTQNKGFELSLNGAVIDNESGWKWDVGVNLYANRNKLVELTSGSQRDEGNQWFVGHPIDVIFDYKKIGLWQQDDPYRDILEPGGNVGMIKVEYTGEYDDKGAPTRAIGAADRQIIHIQPNFLGGFNTRLAYKNVDLNVVGTFQNGGKLISSLYGSTGYLNQLNTRSGNNVSVEYWREDRTDAKYPKPGGIQSGDNPKYGSTLGYFDASYLKVRTISMGYNFKQKWVERMGIGRLRVYATVENPFVLFSPYNKESGGDPEPNSYGDENVAVGGLRRILVVGTNTPAMRSYILGLNLSF
- a CDS encoding glycoside hydrolase family 43 protein; this translates as MLKRKRKIMLGMSVVILATLMAFSTKEYKREPQKDRLSGPVFSDFVYKGGDAIYKENPLKPGQFYSPILQGCYPDPSITRKGNDYYLVNSSFSMFPGVPIFHSVDLVNWKQLGHVLDRESQLKVGTSGISEGIYAPDIVYNRHNDTFYMITTQIASGIGNMVVKTKDPKAGDWSDPIKLDFDGIDPALFFDDDGKAYVVHNDAPDKGKLRYEGHRVIKLWEYDTQKDQIIKGSERILVDGGVHPADNPIWIEGPHIYKKAGKYYLMCAEGGTGSDHSEVIFSSEQIAGPYTPAPKNPILSQRHLDKTRLNPVEWAGHADLVEGPDGSWYGIFLGVRPNEVNRVNTGRETFILPVDWSGEWPIFQGGMEPLKPSVPMPAGVENKGNAPGYFPNGNFTFADPMTAAKLDHRWVALRGAREQFVQQSDKGTILKPYAVDISEQKPLSALFYRQQHKNFESTVSLNYVPSAPSDLAGITCLQSEKYHYVLGLTKQGQENYIVLARNENGSTKILAKEKINLKGAVQLKVKAVGDAYQFSYALAPGQFKHIGNAVSGDILSTDVAGGFTGALIGLYSTTANKIR
- a CDS encoding alpha-glucuronidase, coding for MAGQAEDGSRLWLRYSKVEDKEAALRKIHCSLRDPVANTAVHELQQYWRKGDVTLVLDKKWPKYQPDGYRIRSEAGKTIIRAGNSTGLLYGAYHLLRLQQIGNELTQLDIVETPSYRLRMLNHWDNLDGTVERGYAGYSLWKWDELPAIKSPRYVEYARANASIGINAVVLNNVNASPLILREDYIEKVKVLADSFRPYGIRVFLSINFSSPAILGNLQDSDPLDPNVARWWKDKADAIYKIIPDFGGFLVKANSEGQPGPQDYGRTHADGANMLAAALRPHQGLVLWRAFVYNPSAEDRAKQAYQEFVPLDGKFDDNVILQIKNGPIDFQPREPFNPLFGAMPNTSQMVEFQITQEYLGFSNHLVYLAPLFKETLDAETYTRKEASTVAGLTQKGPNPQLSAIAGVANIGEDSNWCGHHFAQANWYAFGRLAWNSGLSSDSVAREWLASTFSPDSTLVAPLLKVMLESREAAVNYMMPLGLHHIFAFEHHYGPEPWGDIPGGRPDWMPWYYHNADSLGIGFDRTASGSNAVTQYHSPLKEQFAELGSCPDKYLLWFHHVPWSYSMKNGRSLWDNLCYAYQAGVDQVRYVQRIWDGLEQKVDAERFEDVQAKLKIQAKDAVWWRDACLLYFQTYSKMPIPPTLEQPVHRLDELKKIKLNLKHHN
- a CDS encoding glycosyl hydrolase 115 family protein; translation: MEIIMFTHHRFWRAFLVVVLIYCCGSNAHAVLPSYRDTAARNFIVHEAGPGFLALVNNGVPLSMLVDPQDHKGVLRAYENLKKDFIQVTGHGPDQQNNGRSKIIIGTYGNSSLIDSLVHKGLLDSSTLAGKREKFVMTVVNEPLWGIDSALVIAGSDKRGTIYGIYELSAQIGVSPWYYWADVPIRKATALYAKPGLYTQGEPKVSYRGIFLNDEAPALSGWSKATFGGFNADFYEKVFELLLRLKANYLWPAMWGSAFYDDDPKNGPLADEMGIIMGTSHHEPMARAQAEWKRYGNGGAWDYAKNKAGLQKFWRSGIERARDWESILTIAMRGDGDEPMSEKQNVSLLEQIVRDQRRLIAEATGRTAAETPQLWALYKEVQDYYDKGMRVPDDVTLLLCDDNWGNVRKLPEPNASPRKGGYGMYYHFDYVGAPRNAKWINVSQIQRIWEQMNLTYRHGVDRIWIANVGDLKPMEFPISFFLDMAWDPDRFNASNLMDYTREWCRQQFGEAYATEAASMINRYTKYNHRVTPELLNERTFSLTHYKEFDSVVNDYNRLAMEASRLHYLLPDSLKDAFDQLVAFPINACANLYEMYHAKAMNDYYYGRNDRRANDWADKVKACFLRDSLFTHHYNHSIAKGKWIHMMDQVRIGYSSWNEPPKAIMPVVHYLPDTAVQGSPKVFLETGGYIAMEAASYAAASSAPGVQWVEIPDLGKTVSAMTTQPVTASLGNNTALEYKIRVKEKREAKIIVLLSPTLNFNGNRGLRYAISIDGGPEKLVNFNGHYKGELGQWQARRIIESVSVHSLLPGQHTLRIRFLDQGIVLQRILIDFGGLKPSYLGPRQSATAQSIDTYSK